GTTGACTTCAGCGACCAAAAGTAATGCATTTTCCTCGGTAATCAGTTCCTGCAGGCGTTGTCGCAGCGTACTGCCGTCGGCCTTGAATGCAGGGTTCCAGCCCAGTTCCTTGTGCAGGTACATTACTGCCTCTATGTCACCGGGAGTTAGCGGGCGAATGCGGATTTTCTTTTTCTTTTCTGTCATGTCGTATTACCGTTTGTGAGTTCCTGTGTGTAATCAATTATCGAGTTGTCCCGGTTGCGGGGTCAGCGTACCAGACCGGCTTCGACCTTGTCGCGAATATCCCGGCCTTCAAGTTTCTCTATTAATGTTAGCGCGAAGTCCATGGCAGTGCCCGGTCCGCGCGACGTGATGACTTTACCGGCCTCTTCAACGGCGGTGCCAGTGACAGTGACGGATTCAAAATCCCCGGTCTGGAAAGTGCCTGGATAGCAGGTAACCTTGTTATTGGTCAGTATACCGGCGCTGGCCAGCACTTTGGGCGCCGCGCAAATGGCGGACACATATTTGTCATCGGCAGCCATGGACTGTACCAGCCCGGTTATGCGTGGATCCTTTTCAAGGTGGGTTGCGCCGGGTTGGCCGCCCGGCAATACCAGCATATCGTATTCAAATGCCAGCGCCTCATCGAGTGTCATGGACGGTTGCAGCTGTGCGCCACGACTGGCTTTCACCAGGCCGGGTACCAGCCCGGCAGTGACAACCTTGATCCCGGCACGGGTCAGTAGGTCGGTGATAGTGATGGCTTCGAGTTCTTCGAAACCTTCGGCAAGCGGGACGAGGACGGTAGCCATGCGGGTTGCTCCTCTGTGGTATTTGTCTGTGTAGCCCTGGTCAGGGTCAGCATCTGTTTCAGGCTGACAAGTGTAACGCCTTCCTTGTCCAGTGTAGACAGCCGTCGTTCCAGCACGTCCATGGTTTCCGGGTAGGGGTGGCCGATGCCAATTGCATGGCCGCGACGACGGGCGATACGAAGCAGTTGATCAAACTGGCGCTGGATGGCGTCATGACTGGCGGTGTTGTCGAGAAACACGTCGCGCTCAAGCGTGGGAATGGTAAACCGCCTGGCAACGCTTGCGGCAACGCTGCGTGGACTGGTTACCGAGTCAATAAATACCAGGCCCTGGTGTCCACGCATGGCTTCCATAACCGCGGCCATGGCCCGGCCGTCAGTAGTCAGCGCGCTTCCCATGTGATTGTTCATGCCCATGACATGAGGCACGGATTGCAGGTTGTAGGCGAGGGTAATGGCAATTTCCAGGTCCGGCATCGAAGCCAGTATTTTACCCGGCCCCGGGTCCTTGTCCTGCAGCGTTGACTCCATGGGCTGATGCAATATCACTTCTTTGCCCTGCCTGTGTGCCAGCTCGGCGAGCGCGGTGCTGTGCATGCCATGGGGCAGGACGGCACATACAACCGGTCCGGGCAGCCGTGCTGCACGCTCGCCTTCCCGGGGCCTGTGCCCGAGGTCGTCGATGATTATGCTGATGGAGGCACTGAACCCGGTTACCGGAACCAGGGAAAGAAAAATGGCGGCAACGAATTGCCGCCATGGATGGGTCATCAGGAAGTTAGCCTTGTTTGAAGACATTGATACCTTTTAACAGGTTGAGCGCTTCACCAAGCTGGAAGTCTTCATCGGCAGCGTTGCTGTTTGCATCCTTGTTGCCGTCTTTGGATGTGCCTTCTTTCCCCGGGTTATTGCCATTGCTCAGGTGCCCGCTGAGATCAGCTTCACTCAGGCGCTTGATGTTTTCGGTTCGTGTCAGTGTGGCCTGTTCACTGATAATGTCGGGAACAATGCCGGTGGCCTGGATTGAGCGACCCTTGGGCGTGAAGTAACGTGCCGTGGTCAGCTTCAGCGCGGTACCGCGACTCATGGGCAGGATGGTCTGGACCGAGCCCTTACCGAAGGTCTTGGTGCCAAGAATGATGGCGCGATTGTGATCCTGCAGCGCCCCGGCCACAATTTCCGATGCCGATGCTGAGCCGCCATTGACCAGGACAACCATTGGTGCGCCGTTGAGAATATCGTTAGGCGTGGCGCTATAGCGCAACTTGGAATCCGAGGCACGGCCTTCGGTATAGACAATCAGTCCGGATTTCAGGAAAGCATCACTGATGCTGACAGCGGCCGGCAGCACGCCACCGGGGTTATTGCGCAAGTCCAGGATCAGCCCCTTGAGATCACCCTTGGCTTCCTTCTTAAGGTTACTGATTGCAGATACCAGCGCCTTGGCAGAGTTGGCCTGGAATGCGGTCACGCGGGTATAACCATAGCCGGGTTCAAGCATGCGGCTCTTCACACTTTGAATCTTGATGACGGCGCGAACCAGGGTGAATTCCAGCGGTTTGCCTTCACCTTCTCGAGCCACGGTCAGGGTAATCCGGGTTCCGACCTTGCCGCGCATGTGTTTGACCGCATCAGAAAGACTCATGCCTTTCACCGCGGTGTCGTTGAGTCTGATGATCAGGTCACCGGCTTTCAGGCCGGCGCGCTCTGCTGGCGTATCCTCGATGGGGGACACCACCTTGACGAAACCGTCGTCCATGGTGACCTCAATGCCGAGACCGCCAAATTCACCCTCGGTGCCAATACGCATTTCCTTGTAGCTTTCCTGGTCGAGGAAAGAAGAATGTGGGTCGAGATTGGTGAGCATGCCCTGAACCGCGTTTTTCAGCAGCTGCTTGTCCTCCACATCCTCGACGTAATCACTCTTGATGCGGTTGAACACCTCGGTAAAAGTGCGCAGGTCTTCCAGTGGCAGCGGTTCAATTTTTTTCTCGCTGCGCTTGGCCAGGGCCGTGTGATCCAGGCTGGCGCCGATACCGATAGCGATACCGGTAATCAGGATAAGTGCATAGCGTGCGGTCATTCCCATTCCTCGTTACTCCGTCAAAACGCCTTCCCCGTCAGTGTAGTTTGCACCAACGCATCGGGTCTTGTGGCTTTCCGTTATATCGGATTTCAAAATATAGTCCGGGGCGGGGAGGGTTGCCGGTGTTGCCGCTGACAGCAATGGTCTCGTTGGCCTCCACCCAGTCGCCGACCCCTTTAAAGAGGCTCTCGTTGTGGCCGTATAATGTCATATAGCCGTCACCATGTTCCAGTATCAAGAGCAGCCCAAAACCACGCAACCAGTCCGCGTAGGCAACGCGGCCGCGAAACGGGGCTTGCACGGGCGTACCCGTGCGCGCCTGAATAAACACACCTTTCCAGCGTAAATCGCCCGCGCCCTTGGATTCGCCAAAGCGAGAATCCGGTCGACCCTTTAAGGGTAGACGCATTTTCTGCCGGGCGCTGGCAAATCGGGCACTATCACCCAGAGAGGCAGGGATATCGGACAAGATGCCTTGCAGCTGCTGTAGCAGCGATTCCAGTTCCTGTTCATTGCGGCGCAGTCGTTGAAGTGTTTGCTCCTGGCCACTGATATCCCGCTTCAGGCTGGCGAGCACGATATTGCGCTGCTCGCGGGCGCCGGACAGAGCGGTGTTTTGTTCCATTTGCCGGTTTTTCAGGGTGTTGAGCTGTATTTGCTTGTCCTGGATAGCGGATGTGGTCCGATCCAGGCGCGTCAGTTGTACATTGACGGCACCGATTTGCTGTTGCCGCGACTCGCTGAAGTAACGGTTATAGGTCATGACCCGGGTCAATGTCTCCGGCCGCGATTGGTTGAGCAGCAGCTTGATGGTCGGCTGGCGCCCGGACAGGTAAGCCGAGCGGATCTGTTGTGCCAACCTGTCCTTGTGTTGCTGCAATTGGCCATCGAGCTGCTTCTGTTCGTGTTGCAGGTCGACGATCTTTTTGCGGGTTTTCTGCAGCGACTGGTCAGTCAGGCGTATCTGGCGTCGAATGTTGCCAATTTCTTTTTCGGTGCGCCGTTGTTCTCGTGTCTCGTGGCTGTACTGACTGCGATTTTGCTGCAAGTTCTGCTGCAGTGCCTCAATGCGCTGGCGCAGCCTGGTCAGTTCGGCGGCCTTGTCGGTTTGTTCATCGGCGAAGCTGACACTGAAAATCGGTGTGACAAGTGAAAGCAGGACAATATGGCGCAGCAGCATGATTCTCATGGTACCCGGTCAGCGCCGGCTTGAGTACCCACGACGGCCCGGGCCGTCGTCACTTGCTATTGGCGCGCTCAGCAATCACCGTTCTGCAGGGTAACCAGCGGTCGCCCGGTCATTTCCGCGGGAATTTTCAGATTCATCAGGTAGAGCATGGTCGGGGATATGTCTTCCAGCGAGCCGGTGGTAGCGATTTCTGCGTCACGCCCCACGTACATGAACGGCACCTTGTTGGTGGTGTGAGCGGTATGTGGCTGGCCGGTCTCGACGTCAAACATCAGTTCAGCGTTGCCATGGTCGGCGGTAATCAGCATTTCGCCGCCGGCTTTTTTCAGTGCGTCGTAAACGCGGCCGAGGCAGATATCCAGTGCTTCGATGGCCTTGACCGTGGCATCAAAATCGCCGGTGTGGCCGACCATGTCCGGGTTGGCGAAGTTGCAGATGATGGCGTCGTAGGTGCCGCTGTCTATGGATTTGACCAGTTCGTCGGTCAGCATCGGCGCATTCATTTCCGGTTTCAGGTTGTAGGTGCGCACATCCGTTGGCGACGGGATCAGCTTGCGATCCTCGCCTTCGTAGGGCTCCTCGCGACCGCCGTTAAAAAAGAAGGTCACGTGGGCATATTTCTCGGTTTCGGCGATGCGCAGCTGGTGTTTGCCCAGGTTGGACAGGTATTCGCCAAAAACGTTCTGCAGTCGCATCGGTGGAAATGCGACCGGGATATCAAAGTCCGAGTTGTACTCGGTCAGGCTGACAAAGGCACCCAGCTTGGGGAATTCCTTGCGTTCGAAATCGTCGAAATCCGGTTCGATGTAGGGGCGGGTCATTTGTCTCGCCCGGTCGGAACGGAAATTCATGAAAATCAACACATCACCGTCGCGAATATGCACGGCCTTGGAGCCTTCCGGTACCAGTACCGTGGCCTTGACGAACTCGTCGGTTTCACCACGTTTATAGGCCATGTGCAGCGCTTCGCTGGCGGAACGGGCGGTGTACTGGGCCTTGCCCAACGCCGACAGTTCGTAGGCAGCCTGGATGCGCGGCCAACGGTGGTCGCGGTCCATGGCGTAGTGGCGACCAATCACGGACGCGAAGCGGCCGTTGCCGAGTTCGGTGAATTTTTCTTCCATGCGCGCGATGGAGGTAATGGCGCTTTCGGGCGGTGTGTCGCGGCCGTCCAGGAAAGCGTGCAGGTAGATTTTCGGCGCGCCGCGTTTGACCGCCAATTCAGCCATGGCCTGGATATGATCCTCGTGGGAGTGGACGCCGCCCGGGGACAGCAGGCCCATGATGTGAACCGCTTTTTTGTTCTTGATCGCGAGGTCTACGGCGGCAGTGAGCGTTTTATTATTGAAAAAGTCGCCCGAGCTGATGGCCTGGTTGATCCGGGTGTATTCCTGGTAGACCACGCGGCCGGCGCCCAGGTTCAGGTGGCCGACTTCCGAGTTGCCCATCTGGCTGGATGGCAGGCCCACCGCGGCTTCCGAAGCCTGGATAAACGTGTGCGGATTATCCTTCCAGAGCCGATCCCAGTTCGGAGTCCGGGCGTTGGCAATGGCATTGTATTCGGTTTCGGTGCGGTGACCCCATCCGTCAAAGATGAGTAAAAGTAAGGGTTTAGGGGTGAAAGCCATATGGCGTTTGCGCTTCCTTCTTCAGTATTTCGGTCTTTATTCGTATGAATATAATTGTATAATGTTTCGATTATAAAGGCAGCAGGCAATACGCCAATGAACAACAAAAAGCGTATTTGAAAACCTGCACCAGCCGCGTGGGTATCGGTGCACCTCCAGGAGCGCTGATCCACGAACAGAATACGGGGCGCGACACCACTGTCCCAATAATCAGGAGAAGGAGGCAGCCATGAGCGTTGCAGCAGAAAATCTACAAGATATTCTCATTACCAGCGAAGACGATATTCATAACGCCGCCCGCTCCATGAAAGCCATGGCCCACCCGTTGCGCCTGAAAATTCTCTGTATTCTCGGCGCCAACGACGAAGTCAGTGTTCAGGACATGGTCGATCAGGTGGGCACTTCGCAGAGTAATATTTCCCAGCATCTGTCGATCCTGCGTGACAAGGGCATCATCAATTCCCGCAAGGACGCCAACAAGGTGTTCTACAGCATCGCCGATCCCAAGGTCGTCAAGCTGATCGGCTCCATGCGCGAGGCGTTCTGCACGGCAGGCATCTGATCCTGCCAGTTGTTTCTGGCGGCAGGAATATCTCCGTCGAACATGATCAAGCCCGTCGCCCGGGCTTTTTGTCGCTATAGTTTACTGGTTCCTGGCCGCAGGTTCGGGTTTGCACTGCGCGTTGCGCCTGCAGCCTGGTGCAACAAATATCCGGTGTGTCGAGCATCCAGACAAATGGATAATTCGGAACACCGCGCCAGGCGGCTATAATCGGAGCCGTTCCCGTTCTTCAGCTTGCTGCTGCGCCTGGCAGGTAGTCGACCGGAACAACATGCAACCAGGGCAAAGATGCGCGAATAATGGTTAGAAACTCGTTTTATAATATGTTGGGACTGGGTTTGCCCCTGGTTGCCGCAGTGATCACCATACCGATGCTGTTAGACGCGCTCGGTACCGAAAAGTTTGGCGTGTTGACTCTCATCTGGGCGGTGGTGAGTTATTTTGGTTTATTTGACCTAGGCCTTGGCCGCGCACTGACGCAACAACTAAGCGTCAGTTGGGCGAAAAATGACTCCGAAGCTGCGGATGAACTCGTCTTTGTCGGGCTCGGCATCATGGCGCTAATCGGGATAGTTGCCGCGCTGCTGATGGCTGCGACTGCCGGATGGATAACCGGCAAGCTCGCCGGAATTGAGAACCCGGATGAGGTGGTCGCCTCCGTGTATGCCATGGCACTGGCGGTGCCTTTTATCGTGCTGACCACGGGGTTGCGCGGAATCCTGGAGGCCAAACATCGTTTTGGCATTATCAACTTGATTCGTCTGCCAATGGGGCTGTACACGTTCGTTGCCCCGGTAGTGGTAACCCTGTACATCAGTAACAGCCTGGAAGATATTGCCATCGCCTTAACGCTTGGGCGCGTTGCATCGTTTTTCGCACACGCCTTCTATTGCCGTGGCCTGGTATCGATTCCCGCTTCCGGTGCTCGATATCGGCCCGGGGTGGCCCGGCGGCTGACTACTGCCGGCGGCTGGATCGCGGTAAGCAATATTCTCGGTCCGTTAATGAGCTACGTAGACCGGATGATTATCGGCATGGTGGTGTCGGTATCGGCCATCACCTACTACGCAACTCCCTACGAAGTGGTTTCCAAGTTGTGGGTTATCCCCGGCGCGTTGACGGCAGCCATCTTCCCGCTGTTCTCGGAAAAAAGTCACCGGCATATATCGGAAAATAGCAGCGACTTCCGGTTATCCGTCGTCCTGATCTTCGGCATGATGTTTGTTCCTACGATGATGTTGTCATTGTTCTCGAGGGAGATCCTGTCGTTGTGGCTCTCAAGCGAGTTTGCCGGGCAGAGCTACATGGTTATGATCGTGTTTTGCGTTGGCGCGATTTTAAATGGCCTGGCCACGGTACCATTCACTTATATCCAGGGAGTCGGCCAGGCGCGCTACACCGCCCTGATTCATGCCGTCCAGTTCCCGGTTTTTGTCGTGTCGCTGTACATATTTTCACAGGCCTACGGATTGATGGGCGCCGCCGGCGTATGGTTGGCGCGTATCGTCGTGGATAATTTTCTGATGTTCCTGGTGGTCTCGCAGGTCATCGGCTTGCGCATAAGGGAAGTGATCCGTTTTATCGCGGCTGGCCTGTCGCTGGTGGCGGTGGGGCTGTCACTGCTGATGATTATGGAGGGCCTGGTGGCGAAATTGGCGGCACTGGTGTTGCTCAGCCTGGCAGCGATGGCGCTATGTGCTGTCGAATATCGGGCATTGCGCAGCAAGGGGCTGTAGAATGCCGGTTTGCCGGGTGGTCAAACACAACGCTTTGTTACAGGCAGGCATGCTGGCGCCGCAGTTGAAGACAAAATTTATGATTGGCAGGTTGAACTAATGAACGATGGAAAACCGGTAATCTCGGTGGTTGTCGCTACCCATAATCGAAGTGTCTATGCGATCAGCGCGATCAGGGGAATCCTGGCAATTAAAAGTAATGACTTGCAACTGGTTGTTCATGATTCAAGTGACGACGGAAAGCTGGCTGCCGCCGTTTCCGAATTTGCCGCAGACAACAGGTTTGTTTATCGCCACAGCGAAACGCGATTGTCCATGACCGATAACTATTGCCAGGCGCTGGATTTGGCAACAGCAGATTACGTTTGCGTAATTGGCGACGACGATGGCGTGTCATCTGCCATTGTTGAATTGGCACACTGGGCAAAGCGGCACCAGGTCGATGCAGTAGTGCCCAAAATTTCCGCCAACTATGCCTGGCCGGAT
The DNA window shown above is from Gammaproteobacteria bacterium and carries:
- a CDS encoding DJ-1/PfpI family protein — protein: MATVLVPLAEGFEELEAITITDLLTRAGIKVVTAGLVPGLVKASRGAQLQPSMTLDEALAFEYDMLVLPGGQPGATHLEKDPRITGLVQSMAADDKYVSAICAAPKVLASAGILTNNKVTCYPGTFQTGDFESVTVTGTAVEEAGKVITSRGPGTAMDFALTLIEKLEGRDIRDKVEAGLVR
- a CDS encoding divergent polysaccharide deacetylase family protein, producing MSSNKANFLMTHPWRQFVAAIFLSLVPVTGFSASISIIIDDLGHRPREGERAARLPGPVVCAVLPHGMHSTALAELAHRQGKEVILHQPMESTLQDKDPGPGKILASMPDLEIAITLAYNLQSVPHVMGMNNHMGSALTTDGRAMAAVMEAMRGHQGLVFIDSVTSPRSVAASVARRFTIPTLERDVFLDNTASHDAIQRQFDQLLRIARRRGHAIGIGHPYPETMDVLERRLSTLDKEGVTLVSLKQMLTLTRATQTNTTEEQPAWLPSSSRLPKVSKNSKPSLSPTY
- a CDS encoding S41 family peptidase, with translation MGMTARYALILITGIAIGIGASLDHTALAKRSEKKIEPLPLEDLRTFTEVFNRIKSDYVEDVEDKQLLKNAVQGMLTNLDPHSSFLDQESYKEMRIGTEGEFGGLGIEVTMDDGFVKVVSPIEDTPAERAGLKAGDLIIRLNDTAVKGMSLSDAVKHMRGKVGTRITLTVAREGEGKPLEFTLVRAVIKIQSVKSRMLEPGYGYTRVTAFQANSAKALVSAISNLKKEAKGDLKGLILDLRNNPGGVLPAAVSISDAFLKSGLIVYTEGRASDSKLRYSATPNDILNGAPMVVLVNGGSASASEIVAGALQDHNRAIILGTKTFGKGSVQTILPMSRGTALKLTTARYFTPKGRSIQATGIVPDIISEQATLTRTENIKRLSEADLSGHLSNGNNPGKEGTSKDGNKDANSNAADEDFQLGEALNLLKGINVFKQG
- a CDS encoding peptidoglycan DD-metalloendopeptidase family protein, with amino-acid sequence MRIMLLRHIVLLSLVTPIFSVSFADEQTDKAAELTRLRQRIEALQQNLQQNRSQYSHETREQRRTEKEIGNIRRQIRLTDQSLQKTRKKIVDLQHEQKQLDGQLQQHKDRLAQQIRSAYLSGRQPTIKLLLNQSRPETLTRVMTYNRYFSESRQQQIGAVNVQLTRLDRTTSAIQDKQIQLNTLKNRQMEQNTALSGAREQRNIVLASLKRDISGQEQTLQRLRRNEQELESLLQQLQGILSDIPASLGDSARFASARQKMRLPLKGRPDSRFGESKGAGDLRWKGVFIQARTGTPVQAPFRGRVAYADWLRGFGLLLILEHGDGYMTLYGHNESLFKGVGDWVEANETIAVSGNTGNPPRPGLYFEIRYNGKPQDPMRWCKLH
- the gpmI gene encoding 2,3-bisphosphoglycerate-independent phosphoglycerate mutase, with amino-acid sequence MAFTPKPLLLLIFDGWGHRTETEYNAIANARTPNWDRLWKDNPHTFIQASEAAVGLPSSQMGNSEVGHLNLGAGRVVYQEYTRINQAISSGDFFNNKTLTAAVDLAIKNKKAVHIMGLLSPGGVHSHEDHIQAMAELAVKRGAPKIYLHAFLDGRDTPPESAITSIARMEEKFTELGNGRFASVIGRHYAMDRDHRWPRIQAAYELSALGKAQYTARSASEALHMAYKRGETDEFVKATVLVPEGSKAVHIRDGDVLIFMNFRSDRARQMTRPYIEPDFDDFERKEFPKLGAFVSLTEYNSDFDIPVAFPPMRLQNVFGEYLSNLGKHQLRIAETEKYAHVTFFFNGGREEPYEGEDRKLIPSPTDVRTYNLKPEMNAPMLTDELVKSIDSGTYDAIICNFANPDMVGHTGDFDATVKAIEALDICLGRVYDALKKAGGEMLITADHGNAELMFDVETGQPHTAHTTNKVPFMYVGRDAEIATTGSLEDISPTMLYLMNLKIPAEMTGRPLVTLQNGDC
- a CDS encoding metalloregulator ArsR/SmtB family transcription factor translates to MSVAAENLQDILITSEDDIHNAARSMKAMAHPLRLKILCILGANDEVSVQDMVDQVGTSQSNISQHLSILRDKGIINSRKDANKVFYSIADPKVVKLIGSMREAFCTAGI
- a CDS encoding flippase; its protein translation is MVRNSFYNMLGLGLPLVAAVITIPMLLDALGTEKFGVLTLIWAVVSYFGLFDLGLGRALTQQLSVSWAKNDSEAADELVFVGLGIMALIGIVAALLMAATAGWITGKLAGIENPDEVVASVYAMALAVPFIVLTTGLRGILEAKHRFGIINLIRLPMGLYTFVAPVVVTLYISNSLEDIAIALTLGRVASFFAHAFYCRGLVSIPASGARYRPGVARRLTTAGGWIAVSNILGPLMSYVDRMIIGMVVSVSAITYYATPYEVVSKLWVIPGALTAAIFPLFSEKSHRHISENSSDFRLSVVLIFGMMFVPTMMLSLFSREILSLWLSSEFAGQSYMVMIVFCVGAILNGLATVPFTYIQGVGQARYTALIHAVQFPVFVVSLYIFSQAYGLMGAAGVWLARIVVDNFLMFLVVSQVIGLRIREVIRFIAAGLSLVAVGLSLLMIMEGLVAKLAALVLLSLAAMALCAVEYRALRSKGL